The Bradysia coprophila strain Holo2 chromosome II, BU_Bcop_v1, whole genome shotgun sequence genome has a segment encoding these proteins:
- the LOC119070698 gene encoding uncharacterized protein LOC119070698: MKLIFCVITAIICLNFVQANYEQELFTNLRIDECFNRTQTCTDKVNQAGIRVTEADRRGLCDAKPLTTTATKCLMDCQMGDLNWFNNKGFQKDNYLEFIKKTSLGQDRGYVQAAEKAAGVCEKKKASFTDSCETAYIVLKCLQDEGNKQQRINLGYSLLYVAPFFLEFD; encoded by the exons atgaagttaattttttgtgtgatcaCCGCTATAATCTGTTTGAATTTTGTACAG GCCAACTATGAACAAGAGTTATTTACCAATCTAAGAATCGATGAATGTTTCAATAGAACCCAGACATGTACAGATAAAGTTAACCAAGCAGGCATCAGAGTGACAGAGGCGGACCGACGAGGACTTTGTGATGCGAAACCTTTAACGACTACAGCTACCAAATGTCTGATGGATTGTCAGATGGGTGATTTGAACTGG TTCAACAACAAAGGTTTCCAAAAAGATAACTATttggaatttattaaaaaaacaagTTTGGGTCAAGACAGAGGATATGTACAAGCAGCCGAAAAGGCTGCAGGAGTATGTGAGAAAAAGAAGGCGTCATTCACAGATAG CTGTGAAACTGCCTACATCGTCTTGAAGTGTTTGCAAGATGAGGGCAACAAACAACAGAGAATCAATTTGGGTTATAGTCTTCTCTACGTTGCACCTTTTTTCTTGGAATTCGATTAG
- the LOC119070245 gene encoding serine/threonine-protein kinase PAK mbt: MFSKKKKKPQISSPSNFEHRVHTGFDKREGRYVGLPLQWASIVGNNQILKSTNRPLPFVDPSEITPTEILDLKTIVRPHLNNNKLQDDQQPNGIVLPKTSHVARSNSLRSSSPPRMRRDIRGNANVPPSLVEMPEEQSQLVQYPSMRRGDGSNFSSKPQPQQPNHQEWNRQQPAMAGVHGTGPPTGSLHSFSDNQPTYQNNTTGTNGNTLSPINVHTDIPAPYLRPQQTSPAGSVGSNHRPPYAQHPHHFPHHGQQPLPQHLQPQQQFNQNPQHQQPQINRPPLPTTSSTDQNLNPQQSTHVHQQHVANSRASSSSGGNASTTVQSTGGGSISGTTGPSPSGVKQEQRLTHEQFRAALQMVVSAGDPRENLENFMKIGEGSTGTVCIATDRSTGRQVAVKKMDLRKQQRRELLFNEVVIMRDYHHPNIVETYSSFLVNDELWVVMEYLEGGALTDIVTHSRMDEEQIATVCKQCLKALAYLHSQGVIHRDIKSDSILLATDGRVKLSDFGFCAQVSQELPKRKSLVGTPYWMSPEVISRLPYGPEVDIWSLGIMVIEMVDGEPPFFNEPPLQAMRRIRDTKPPNLKNVHKVSPRLQGFLDRMLVRDPAQRATAAELLSHPFLRQAGPPSLLVPLMRGARHSNC, from the exons atgttttcgaagaagaaaaagaagccACAAATTTCGTCGCCCAGTAATTTCGAACATCGCGTTCACACTGGCTTCGATAAACGGGAAGGCAGATACGTAGGACTACCGCTGCAATGGGCATCGATTGTCGGCAACAATCAAATACTTAAATCAACCAATCGACCATTACCGTTCGTTGATCCATCCGAAATTACTCCAACCGAAATACTCGACTTGAAAACAATCGTACGCCCCCatttgaacaacaacaaactgCAAGACGATCAACAGCCGAATGGAATCGTCCTACCGAAAACATCTCATGTGGCTAGATCCAATTCACTTCGCAGTTCCAGTCCACCTCGGATGCGTCGTGATATTAGAGGAAATGCCAATGTTCCACCTTCTCTGG TTGAAATGCCGGAAGAACAGTCCCAGTTAGTACAATATCCCAGCATGAGACGAGGTGATGGCAGTAATTTTTCATCGAAACCACAACCCCAGCAACCGAATCATCAAGAATGGAATCGTCAACAGCCAGCCATGGCCGGTGTTCACGGAACCGGGCCACCAACCGGATCGTTACATAGTTTTTCCGATAATCAGCCGACATACCAAAACAATACGACCGGTACCAATGGCAACACTCTTAGCCCTATCAATGTACATACAGACATACCGGCACCATATTTACG GCCTCAGCAAACATCACCAGCTGGTTCCGTTGGTAGCAATCACCGGCCGCCATATGCCCAGCATCCGCATCACTTCCCTCATCATGGACAACAGCCACTTCCACAGCATTTACAGCCACAGCAGCAATTCAACCAAAATCCGCAACATCAACAACCTCAGATCAATCGTCCACCATTGCCTACAACCAGTTCAACGGATCAGAATCTAAACCCACAACAGTCGACGCATGTTCATCAGCAACATGTCGCTAATTCACGTGCATCTAGTTCCAGTGGTGGTAATGCATCGACGACGGTTCAGAGTACTGGTGGCGGAAGTATTAGTGGAACGACTGGGCCAAGTCCGAGTGGCGTGAAACAGGAACAACGATTGACACACGAACAG TTCCGAGCAGCGTTACAGATGGTTGTATCAGCTGGAGATCCACGAgagaatttggaaaattttatgaaaattggagaAGGATCCACTGGAACGGTATGCATTGCAACGGATCGATCAACtg GTCGACAGGTTGCTGTTAAAAAGATGGATCTGCGTAAGCAGCAACGCCGTGAATTGTTATTCAACGAAGTGGTGATCATGAGGGACTATCACCATCCGAATATTGTCGAAACATATAGCAGCTTTCTGGTTAATGACGAGTTGTGGGTTGTTATGGAGTATTTGGAGGGTGGTGCATTGACTGATATCGTGACACATTCTCGTATGGATGAAGAACAAATCGCCACCGTATGCAAGCAATGCTTGAAGGCTTTAGCATACTTACACTCTCAA GGTGTCATACATAGAGACATAAAATCTGATTCAATATTACTAGCCACTGATGGTCGG GTGAAACTTTCGGACTTTGGATTTTGTGCTCAAGTATCGCAAGAGCTACCCAAACGTAAGTCACTCGTCGGAACGCCGTACTGGATGAGCCCAGAG GTGATATCTCGATTGCCGTACGGTCCCGAAGTGGACATCTGGTCGCTAGGTATCATGGTAATTGAAATGGTCGACGGAGAGCCGCCGTTCTTCAACGAACCACCACTGCAAGCGATGCGACGCATCCGTGACACGAAGCCACCGAATCTGAAGAATGTGCACAAAGTGTCGCCGCGGTTGCAAGGATTTCTGGATCGCATGCTCGTTCGTGATCCGGCTCAACGTGCTACAGCTGCCGAACTGTTGTCACATCCGTTCCTGCGACAAGCCGGACCGCCATCACTACTTGTACCGTTGATGCGAGGCGCACGCCACAGCAATTGCTAg
- the LOC119070410 gene encoding adipocyte plasma membrane-associated protein-like, with amino-acid sequence MQKTAVIVAIFVSYLTFGPPNQYLIDIEPIAYSANLFPSFDGPLEHNTILSGAEHLPVKIHGPESLAVWDNKIYTGTFGGLVVRVDEDKVVPIAKIGNGKCDADSKLQECGRPLGIRFNSKGILYVIDAFHGLHMIDSVTAPNPKVTQLLAISATKNLPGGESVFFDDITLDEGAGTDGGDVIYLSDVSTKWDLLHGTVALIEHDKSGRLLKYDINARKVTVAGTDFVFPNGVQITDSKDAVIVCEFGLRRLTRTFIKGPKTGKTEFFAALPGECDNIRRSANRDQETYWVAYASVRNASTPLMADRLADVPLLRKFLVRLAFLSSTAIENVGNVFNIEQLQSLGHSLKPTIDKVFLLYATNYGMITEVNANGKIITAYSSPDGQTTHLSEVLEVKGDKGERILYIGSYSNSYLARLVIRK; translated from the exons ATGCAGAAAACGGCTGTCATCGTTGCTATTTTTGTATCCTATTTAACGTTTGGACCGCCCAATCAATATCTAATTGATATTGAACCGATAGCTTACAG cGCCAACCTATTTCCATCGTTTGATGGTCCACTAGAACACAACACAATACTGTCCGGTGCTGAGCATCTACCAGTCAAAATTCATGGTCCCGAATCTCTTGCCGTCTGGGACA ACAAAATATACACCGGCACATTTGGCGGGCTCGTGGTTCGCGTTGACGAAGACAAGGTTGTGCCAATTGCAAAAATCGGCAATGGTAAATGTGATGCGGATTCGAAACTTCAGGAATGCGGTCGTCCATTAGGCATACGTTTCAATTCGAAAGGAATACTTTATGTGATCGACGCATTCCATGGGCTACATATGATAGATTCTGTAACTGCACCGAATCCGAAAGTGACTCAGCTTCTTGCCATCTCGGCTACTAAAAATTTACCTGGCGGTGAATCGGTTTTCTTCGACGATATAACTCTTGATGAAGGTGCGGGCACCGATGGCGGCGATGTGATTTACCTTAGCGATGTCAGTACGAAATGGGATTTGTTGCATGGTACCGTTGCTCTCATCGAGCATGATAAGAGCGGACGCCTATTGAAGTATGACATCAATGCCCGCAAAGTGACCGTTGCTGGTACCGATTTCGTTTTTCCTAATGGTGTGCAGATCACTGACAGCAAGGACGCTGTCATCGTCTGTGAATTCGGTCTTCGAAGACTCACGCGAACTTTTATCAAAGGTCCCAAGACTGGTAAAACAGAGTTTTTTGCCGCACTTCCCGGCGAATGCGACAATATAAGGCGAAGTGCGAATCGGGATCAGGAAACGTATTGGGTAGCCTATGCATCAGTCAGAAACGCTTCCACTCCCTTGATGGCAGATCGTTTAGCTGACGTACCAttgttgagaaaatttttggttcGTCTTGCATTTCTTAGTAGTACGGCCATCGAAAATGTTGGCAATGTTTTTAACATCGAGCAGCTGCAATCGTTGGGACATTCACTCAAACCGACAATAGACAAAGTATTTTTACTCTATGCAACGAATTACGGGATGATTACAGAAGTGAATGCCAACGGTAAAATAATTACCGCGTATTCTAGTCCGGATGGCCAGACTACACATTTATCGGAAGTGTTGGAAGTGAAAGGTGATAAGGGTGAACGAATTTTATATATTGGATCGTATTCGAATTCCTATCTGGCCCGTCTTGttatacgaaaataa
- the LOC119070337 gene encoding GPI mannosyltransferase 3 encodes MSGVKVFFGLLAVRILSVFIVQSWYVPDEYWQSLEVSHKLVFGYGHLTWEWSKGIRSYIHPVIIAGIYKALEALSLDDVQYLVIVPRIFQAILTAFADYRFYKWTGQSKWSLFMIVSSWFWFYTGSRTLANTVEAALTSIALSYFPWGGKESSSFLWYVALVCFVRPTAAITWLPLCFHHIRSSSLSVLRNIFLRYLPIGLIVGGASVAIDYLAHGSFILTPIEFLKVNVWQEIGIFYGTSPWYWYLVAGLPTVLGLTTLPFLLATIDTLLNRSTFPQRLVLLWSIVFTLAIYSLLPHKEFRFILPILPMCLYITSDYLSRWSRKANDVLIWIVSLALLIANVAPAAYLSIVHQKGTVDVMPHLAKIAKEYKDEDGHRAKLLFLMPCHSTPYFSHIHQNVSMRFLTCEPNFSQQDNYVDEADHFYKDPLAWYRFHIPVYPRTAMPTHLVMFDNLVEKLPEILVDYQQIHAVPHADYPLTERIGNKVLVYERVNPNKQRNDEIIGSGDRPATSTQQARKSQGQQKKKQT; translated from the exons ATGAGTGGAGTGAAAGTGTTTTTCGGCCTGTTGGCAGTCCGAATATTGTCCGTTTTTATCGTTCAGAGTTGGTATGTACCGGATGAATATTGGCAGAGTTTGGAGGTATCGCATAAACTGGTATTTGG ATACGGCCATTTGACGTGGGAGTGGTCAAAGGGAATTCGCAGTTACATTCATCCAGTCATTATTGCTGGTATCTACAAGGCATTGGAGGCATTGAGCTTGGACGATGTTCAATATTTGGTGATTGTTCCAAGAATATTTCAAGCCATTTTGACTGCCTTTGCCGATTATCGTTTCTACAAATGGACTGGCCAAAGTAAATGGTCGCTGTTCATGATTGTTTCGTCGTGGTTCTGGTTCTATACCGGATCTAGAACTCTAGCGAACACAGTCGAAGCGGCACTGACATCAATTGCTCTCAGCTATTTTCCGTGGGGAGGAAAAG AATCGAGCAGTTTTCTGTGGTACGTTGCATTGGTGTGCTTTGTACGACCAACCGCTGCTATAACCTGGTTGCCATTATGTTTCCATCATATCCGATCGTCAAGTCTGTCGGTGCTGAGAAACATTTTCCTACGATATCTTCCCATCGGACTTATCGTCGGTGGAGCATCAGTTGCAATCGATTATTTGGCTCACGGCAGTTTCATACTGACGCCGATTGAGTTCCTGAAGGTGAACGTTTGGCAGGAAATCGGAATTTTTTACGGTACTTCGCCATG GTATTGGTATTTGGTGGCTGGCCTTCCCACAGTTCTTGGACTAACAACTTTACCGTTTTTGCTGGCTACAATCGACACATTGCTAAATCGTTCGACGTTTCCGCAACGCTTGGTTTTGTTGTGGTCCATAGTGTTCACTCTGGCCATTTACAGCTTGCTGCCGCACAAGGAATTCCGTTTCATTTTACCAATATTACCAATGTGTCTGTACATCACATCCGACTACTTGTCCCGATGGAGTCGTAAAGCCAACGA TGTGCTCATCTGGATCGTTTCGCTGGCACTATTAATTGCTAATGTTGCACCAGCTGCGTATTTAAGTATTGTCCATCAAAAGGGAACGGTGGACGTGATGCCACACCTGGCCAAAATTGCAAAAGAGTACAAAGACGAGGACGGTCATCGTGCCAAATTGCTATTCTTAATGCCATGCCATTCGACACCGTACTTCAGCCACATCCACCAGAATGTATCAATGCGCTTTCTGACATGCGAGCCGAATTTCAGCCAGCAGGACAATTACGTTGACGAAGCCGATCATTTCTACAAAGATCCGTTGGCATGGTATCGCTTCCATATCCCAGTTTATCCGAGAACGGCAATGCCCACCCATTTGGTGATGTTCGACAATTTGGTGGAGAAATTACCGGAAATTCTGGTTGACTACCAACAAATTCATGCTGTACCTCATGCGGAT TACCCCCTCACCGAACGTATTGGCAACAAAGTGTTGGTGTATGAGCGCGTGAATCCGAACAAGCAACGGAATGACGAGATTATCGGCTCCGGTGATCGTCCGGCAACATCGACGCAACAGGCACGAAAGTCACAAGGTCAGCAGAAGAAGAAACAAACATAG
- the LOC119070598 gene encoding 14-3-3 protein epsilon — MSERENNVYKAKLAEQAERYDEMVEAMKKVASLDVELTVEERNLLSVAYKNVIGARRASWRIISSIEQKEENKGAEEKLEMIKNYRGQVEKELRDICSDILNVLDKHLIPCASTGESRVFYYKMKGDYHRYLAEFATGTDRKDAAENSLVAYKAASDIAMTDLPPTHPIRLGLALNFSVFYYEILNSPDRACRLAKAAFDDAIAELDTLSEESYKDSTLIMQLLRDNLTLWTSDMQGDGEGEQKEQIEDIEHQDVS, encoded by the exons ATGTCCGAACGCGAAAATAACGTTTATAAAGCTAAATTGGCTGAACAAGCCGAGCGCTACGATG AAATGGTTGAAGCAATGAAAAAGGTCGCTTCCCTTGACGTCGAACTGACAGTGGAGGAACGAAATCTCTTGTCGGTCGCctacaaaaatgtaattggaGCTCGACGTGCATCATGGAGAATCATTTCCTCGATCGAGCAAAAAGAGGAAAATAAG GGAGCCGAAGAAAAGCTCGAAATGATCAAGAACTACCGCGGTCAAGTGGAGAAGGAATTGAGAGATATCTGTTCagatattttaaatgttttagaCAAACATTTGATTCCATGCGCATCAACTGGTGAAAGCCGTGTATTCTACTACAAAATGAAGGGTGATTATCACCGTTACTTGGCTGAATTCGCAACGGGAACCGATCGTAAGGATGCGGCCGAAAATTCGTTAGTAGCGTACAAAGCAGCCAGTGATATTGCTATGACTGATCTTCCACCAACACATCCCATCAGACTGGGTCTGGCTTTGAACTTCTCG GTGTTTTATTATGAAATCCTAAACTCCCCGGACCGTGCCTGCCGACTAGCAAAAGCAGCATTCGATGATGCCATTGCCGAATTAGACACCCTCAGCGAAGAAAGTTATAAAGATTCCACCCTTATTATGCAGCTTTTGAGGGACAATCTCACATTATGGACATCAGATATGCAGGGCGATG